From Pseudomonas alcaligenes, a single genomic window includes:
- a CDS encoding ABC transporter substrate-binding protein: MSVFLSPLHPARGLPPLRLLRRLLLLGLLLAGPPVLAQQTVHIGTGDWVPYVDQQRSDAGALARLVRAVFAEAGYQVDFSFYPWERNVLMLQQGGLDAIMPYSCNPLREEYGVCSEALVRGEVVLFHRRDLVFDWQRLEDLRPYRIGTTLGYSYGPQFDRLAQSGALQIEQSSKEETSFRLLELGRIDLHPQDRAVGYALLRRLYPGPLPLAITHHPRYLNTEPLRLLFRKDDSAAAELLRRFNQALAHFAQRGELKRLQEALYSGDADSWRLAR, from the coding sequence ATGTCTGTGTTCCTCTCGCCGCTCCATCCCGCCCGCGGCCTGCCGCCGCTCCGTCTGCTCCGTCGCTTGCTCCTGCTGGGTTTGCTGCTGGCTGGCCCGCCCGTGCTGGCACAGCAGACGGTGCATATCGGCACCGGCGACTGGGTGCCCTATGTCGATCAGCAACGCAGTGATGCCGGTGCCCTGGCACGCCTGGTGCGGGCGGTGTTCGCCGAGGCCGGCTACCAGGTCGACTTCAGCTTCTACCCCTGGGAGCGCAACGTGCTGATGCTGCAGCAGGGCGGGCTGGACGCCATCATGCCGTACAGCTGCAACCCGCTACGCGAGGAGTACGGGGTATGCAGCGAGGCGCTGGTGCGCGGTGAAGTGGTGCTGTTCCACCGCCGTGACCTGGTTTTCGACTGGCAGCGCCTCGAAGACTTGCGGCCCTACCGGATCGGCACCACCCTCGGTTATTCCTACGGCCCGCAGTTCGACCGCCTGGCCCAGAGCGGTGCCCTGCAGATCGAGCAGAGCAGCAAGGAGGAAACCAGCTTCCGCCTGCTGGAGCTGGGGCGCATCGACCTGCATCCGCAGGATCGGGCGGTGGGCTATGCACTGCTGCGGCGCCTGTACCCGGGGCCGCTGCCGCTGGCGATCACTCACCATCCGCGCTACCTGAACACCGAGCCGCTGCGCCTGTTGTTCCGCAAGGACGACTCGGCTGCCGCCGAACTGCTGCGCCGTTTCAACCAGGCACTGGCGCACTTTGCCCAGCGCGGCGAGCTGAAGCGCCTGCAGGAGGCGTTGTACTCGGGGGATGCCGACAGCTGGCGGCTGGCTCGCTAG
- a CDS encoding aminotransferase class V-fold PLP-dependent enzyme: protein MSLNSPWRADFPGILALEAEGQTYLDSAATAQKPQALLDSLLGYYASGAANVHRAQHLPGERATRAFEATREKAARWLNAANSDEIVFTRGSTESLNLLAYGLEHLLQPGDELVVSALEHHANLLPWQQLALRRGLRLVVLPLDELGQIDLQQAATLIGPRTRLLALSQLSNVLGRWQPALELIALARAQGALSVIDGAQGAVHGRHDMQALGCDFYVCSSHKLYGPDGLGLLYGRSTALAQLRHWQFGGEMVLQADYQDARFRPAPLGFEAGTPAISAVIALGATLDYLASLDQAAVAGHEAALHAKLLAGLAVRDGIQLLGAPQLALASFTVAGVHNADLAHLLSEQGIAVRAGHHCAMPLLKSLHLPGAIRVSLGLYNDGADLERFFAALDNSLELLR, encoded by the coding sequence ATGTCCCTGAACTCCCCCTGGCGCGCCGACTTCCCCGGCATCCTGGCCCTCGAGGCCGAGGGTCAGACCTACCTGGACAGCGCCGCCACCGCGCAGAAGCCACAGGCCCTGCTCGACAGCCTGCTTGGCTACTACGCCAGCGGTGCGGCCAATGTGCACCGCGCCCAGCACCTGCCCGGCGAACGCGCCACCCGCGCCTTCGAGGCGACCCGGGAGAAGGCCGCACGCTGGCTGAACGCGGCCAACAGCGATGAGATCGTCTTCACCCGCGGCAGCACCGAATCCCTCAACCTGCTGGCCTACGGGCTGGAGCACCTGCTGCAGCCCGGCGACGAGCTGGTGGTCAGCGCCCTGGAACACCACGCCAACCTGCTGCCCTGGCAGCAACTGGCACTGCGCCGCGGCCTGCGCCTGGTGGTGCTGCCGCTGGACGAGCTGGGCCAGATCGACCTGCAGCAGGCGGCCACGCTGATCGGCCCGCGCACCCGCCTGCTGGCGCTGTCGCAGCTGTCCAACGTGCTCGGTCGCTGGCAACCCGCGCTGGAGCTGATCGCCCTGGCCCGCGCCCAAGGCGCGCTGAGCGTGATCGACGGCGCCCAGGGCGCCGTGCACGGACGCCACGACATGCAGGCGCTGGGCTGCGACTTCTACGTCTGCTCCAGCCACAAGCTGTATGGCCCGGACGGCCTCGGCCTGCTCTACGGGCGCAGCACGGCGCTGGCGCAGCTGCGCCACTGGCAGTTCGGCGGCGAAATGGTGCTGCAGGCCGATTACCAGGACGCCCGCTTCCGCCCCGCCCCGCTGGGCTTCGAGGCCGGCACGCCGGCGATTTCGGCGGTCATTGCCCTGGGCGCGACCCTCGACTACCTGGCCAGCCTGGATCAGGCCGCCGTGGCCGGCCACGAGGCCGCACTGCATGCCAAGCTGCTGGCCGGGCTGGCCGTGCGCGACGGCATCCAGCTGCTCGGCGCACCGCAGCTGGCCCTGGCCAGCTTCACCGTGGCCGGCGTGCACAACGCCGACCTCGCCCACCTGCTGAGCGAACAGGGCATCGCCGTGCGCGCCGGCCACCACTGCGCCATGCCGCTGCTGAAAAGCCTGCACCTGCCTGGGGCGATTCGCGTGTCGCTCGGCCTGTACAACGACGGTGCCGACCTGGAGCGCTTCTTCGCCGCCCTCGACAACAGCCTGGAGCTGCTGCGATGA
- a CDS encoding [protein-PII] uridylyltransferase: MPQMDPELFDRGQFQAELALKSSPIAAFKKVLKQAREVLDGRFREGRDIRRLIEDRAWFVDQILQEAWRRFDWSEDADIALLAVGGYGRGELHPNSDIDLLILLDSADHEVFRNPIEGFLTLLWDIGLEVGQSVRSVDECAEEARADLTVITNLMESRTIAGPERLRLRMQEVTSPTQMWPSKHFFLAKRKEAKARHAKYNDTEYNLEPNVKGSPGGLRDIQTVLWVARRQFGSLNLHSLVQQGFLVDSEYSMLASSQEFLWKVRYALHMLAGRAEDRLLFDHQRKIAGLLGFEDGDGKLAVERFMQKYYRVVMGVAELSDLINQHFEDVLLREGENGTAQPLNSRFQIRDGYIEVAHPNVFKRTPFAILEVFVLMAQHPEIKGVRADTIRLLRDSRSLIDDDFRRDIRNTSLFIELFKSPQGIHRNLRRMNRYGILGRYLPEFGHIVGQMQHDLFHIYTVDAHTLNLIKHLRKLKWPELAEKFPLASKVIDKLPKPELIYLAGLYHDIGKGRGGDHSELGAVDAEAFCVRHQLPAWDSRLIVWLVQNHLVMSTTAQRKDLSDPQVIFDFAQLVGDQTRLDYLYVLTVADINATNPSLWNSWRASLLRQLYTETKRALRRGLENPLDREEQIRQTQSSAIDILVRGGIDQDDAEQLWSQLGDDYFLRHTAADVAWHTEAILQHPAGNDPLVLIKETAQREFEGATQIFIYAPDQHDFFAVTVAAMDQLNLNIHDARVITSTSQFTLDTYIVLDTEGGRIGDNPARIKQIREGLIEALKNPDEYPAIIQRRVPRQLKHFAFAPQVSIHNDAQRPVTVLEITAPDRPGLLARIGKIFLDFDLSLQNAKIATLGERVEDVFFITDARNQPLSDPELCARLQEEIAQQLSQAHGESINTGAISI; this comes from the coding sequence ATGCCGCAGATGGATCCGGAGTTGTTTGACCGCGGCCAGTTCCAGGCGGAACTGGCGCTCAAGTCCAGCCCCATCGCTGCCTTCAAGAAAGTCCTCAAGCAGGCGCGCGAGGTGCTCGACGGGCGCTTCCGCGAGGGCCGCGACATTCGCCGCCTGATCGAGGATCGTGCCTGGTTCGTCGACCAGATCCTCCAGGAAGCCTGGCGCCGCTTCGACTGGAGCGAGGACGCCGACATTGCCCTGCTGGCGGTCGGCGGCTACGGCCGCGGCGAGCTGCACCCGAACTCCGACATCGACCTGCTGATCCTGCTCGACAGCGCTGACCACGAAGTCTTCCGCAATCCGATCGAGGGGTTCCTCACCCTGCTCTGGGATATCGGCCTGGAAGTCGGCCAGAGCGTGCGCTCGGTCGATGAGTGCGCCGAAGAGGCCCGCGCCGACCTGACGGTGATCACCAACCTGATGGAAAGCCGCACCATCGCCGGCCCCGAGCGCCTGCGCCTGCGCATGCAGGAAGTCACCAGCCCGACGCAGATGTGGCCGAGCAAGCACTTCTTCCTGGCCAAGCGCAAGGAAGCCAAGGCGCGTCACGCCAAGTACAACGACACCGAGTACAACCTCGAACCCAACGTCAAGGGCTCGCCCGGCGGCCTGCGCGACATCCAGACCGTGCTCTGGGTGGCCCGGCGCCAGTTCGGCAGCCTCAACCTGCACTCCCTGGTGCAGCAGGGCTTCCTGGTCGACAGCGAGTACAGCATGCTGGCCTCAAGCCAGGAGTTCCTGTGGAAGGTGCGCTACGCCCTGCACATGCTCGCCGGCCGCGCCGAGGATCGCCTGCTGTTCGACCACCAGCGCAAGATCGCCGGCCTGCTCGGTTTCGAGGACGGCGACGGCAAGCTGGCCGTCGAGCGCTTCATGCAGAAGTACTACCGGGTGGTGATGGGCGTCGCCGAGCTGAGCGACCTGATCAACCAGCACTTCGAGGACGTGCTGCTGCGCGAGGGCGAAAACGGCACGGCGCAGCCGCTGAACAGCCGTTTCCAGATCCGCGACGGCTACATCGAAGTCGCCCACCCCAACGTGTTCAAGCGCACCCCCTTCGCCATTCTCGAAGTCTTCGTGCTGATGGCCCAGCACCCCGAAATCAAGGGCGTGCGTGCCGACACCATCCGCCTGTTGCGCGACAGCCGTAGCCTGATCGATGACGACTTCCGCCGCGATATCCGCAACACCAGCCTGTTCATCGAGCTGTTCAAGTCGCCCCAGGGCATCCACCGCAACCTGCGGCGGATGAACCGCTACGGCATCCTCGGCCGCTACCTGCCGGAGTTCGGCCACATAGTCGGGCAGATGCAGCACGACCTGTTCCACATCTATACGGTGGACGCGCACACCCTCAACCTGATCAAGCACCTGCGCAAGTTGAAGTGGCCGGAGCTGGCGGAGAAGTTCCCGCTGGCCAGCAAGGTCATCGACAAGTTGCCCAAGCCCGAGCTGATCTACCTGGCCGGTCTCTATCACGACATCGGCAAGGGCCGCGGCGGCGACCACTCGGAGCTCGGCGCAGTGGATGCCGAAGCCTTCTGCGTGCGCCACCAGCTGCCGGCGTGGGATTCGCGTCTGATCGTCTGGCTGGTGCAGAACCACCTGGTGATGTCGACCACCGCCCAGCGCAAGGATCTGTCCGACCCGCAGGTGATCTTCGACTTCGCCCAACTGGTCGGCGACCAGACCCGTCTCGACTACCTCTATGTGCTGACCGTGGCCGATATCAACGCCACCAACCCCAGCCTGTGGAACTCCTGGCGCGCCAGCCTGCTGCGCCAGCTGTACACCGAGACCAAGCGCGCCCTGCGCCGCGGCCTGGAAAACCCGCTGGATCGCGAAGAGCAGATCCGCCAGACCCAGAGCTCGGCCATCGACATCCTGGTGCGCGGCGGCATCGACCAGGACGATGCCGAGCAGCTGTGGAGCCAGCTTGGCGACGACTACTTCCTGCGCCATACCGCCGCCGACGTGGCCTGGCACACCGAGGCGATCCTCCAGCACCCGGCCGGCAACGACCCGCTGGTGCTGATCAAGGAAACCGCCCAGCGCGAGTTCGAGGGCGCCACCCAGATCTTCATCTACGCCCCCGACCAGCACGACTTCTTCGCCGTGACCGTGGCCGCCATGGATCAGCTCAACCTGAACATCCATGACGCCCGGGTGATCACCTCCACCAGCCAGTTCACCCTCGACACCTACATCGTCCTGGATACCGAAGGCGGGCGTATCGGCGACAACCCGGCGCGCATCAAGCAGATTCGCGAGGGCCTGATCGAGGCGCTGAAGAACCCGGACGAATACCCGGCGATCATCCAGCGCCGCGTGCCGCGCCAGCTCAAGCACTTCGCCTTCGCCCCGCAGGTGAGCATCCACAACGACGCCCAGCGCCCGGTCACCGTACTGGAGATCACCGCCCCGGATCGCCCCGGCCTGCTGGCGCGGATCGGCAAGATCTTCCTCGACTTCGACCTGTCGCTGCAGAACGCCAAGATCGCCACTCTCGGCGAGCGGGTGGAGGACGTGTTCTTCATCACCGATGCGCGCAACCAGCCGCTGTCCGACCCCGAGCTGTGTGCCCGCCTGCAGGAAGAGATTGCCCAGCAACTGTCCCAGGCCCACGGCGAATCCATCAACACCGGCGCCATCAGCATCTGA
- a CDS encoding DUF1456 family protein, producing the protein MLNNDVLRSLRYLLDVNDAKLAEIAQLADYPLSEEAVAALLKKDDEPGYQSCSDVVLAHVLDGLVFYKRGKDDSRPPLPVEKRLSNNIILKKLRVAFELKDDDMHAILQAADLPMTKAELSALFRKPGHKNFRACGDQVLRNFLRGLTSRERG; encoded by the coding sequence ATGCTCAACAACGATGTGCTGCGCAGCCTGCGCTACCTGCTGGATGTCAACGACGCCAAACTGGCGGAGATCGCCCAGCTGGCCGACTACCCGCTGAGCGAAGAGGCCGTGGCGGCCCTGCTGAAGAAGGACGACGAGCCCGGTTACCAGTCCTGTAGCGATGTGGTGCTGGCCCATGTGCTCGATGGCCTGGTGTTCTACAAGCGCGGCAAGGACGACAGCCGCCCGCCATTGCCGGTGGAAAAGCGCCTGAGCAACAACATCATCCTGAAGAAGCTGCGCGTGGCCTTCGAGCTGAAGGACGACGACATGCACGCCATCCTCCAGGCCGCCGACCTGCCGATGACCAAGGCCGAGCTGAGTGCGCTGTTCCGCAAGCCGGGGCACAAGAACTTCCGTGCCTGCGGCGACCAGGTGCTGCGCAACTTCCTGCGTGGCCTGACCAGCCGCGAGCGCGGCTGA
- the dapC gene encoding succinyldiaminopimelate transaminase, with translation MNHALSHLQPYPFEKLRALLGGVTPAADKRPIALSIGEPKHKSPAFVAEALSANLEQMAVYPTTLGIPALREAIAAWCERRFNVPAGWLDAARHVLPVNGTREALFAFTQTVVQRDVGGLVVSPNPFYQIYEGAALLAGATPHYLPCLEDNGFNPDFDAVSAEVWQRCQILFLCSPGNPTGALIPVEQLKKLIALADQYDFVIAADECYSELYFDEQHPPAGLLSACAELGRSDFARCVVFHSLSKRSNLPGLRSGFVAGDADILKAFLLYRTYHGCAMPVQTQLASVAAWNDEIHVRANRALYREKFDAVLDILGGVLDVQRPDGGFYLWAKTPVDDQTFTRELFAREHVTVVPGSYLSREVDGHNPGANRVRMALVAPLAECIEAAERIRAFVKGL, from the coding sequence ATGAACCACGCCCTGTCCCATCTGCAGCCCTACCCCTTCGAGAAACTGCGCGCCCTGCTTGGCGGCGTCACCCCGGCGGCGGACAAACGGCCGATCGCCCTGTCCATCGGCGAGCCCAAGCACAAGTCGCCGGCCTTCGTCGCCGAGGCACTGAGTGCCAACCTCGAGCAGATGGCCGTGTACCCGACCACCCTGGGCATCCCGGCGCTGCGCGAAGCCATCGCCGCCTGGTGCGAGCGCCGCTTCAACGTACCGGCCGGCTGGCTGGACGCCGCCCGCCATGTGCTGCCGGTCAACGGCACCCGCGAGGCGCTGTTCGCCTTCACCCAGACCGTGGTGCAGCGCGATGTCGGCGGCCTGGTAGTCAGCCCCAACCCCTTCTACCAGATCTATGAAGGCGCGGCCCTGCTCGCCGGCGCCACGCCGCACTACCTGCCGTGCCTGGAAGACAACGGCTTCAACCCGGACTTCGACGCCGTATCGGCCGAGGTCTGGCAGCGTTGCCAGATCCTCTTCCTATGCTCGCCGGGCAACCCCACCGGCGCGCTGATCCCGGTCGAGCAGCTGAAGAAGCTGATCGCCCTGGCCGACCAGTACGACTTCGTGATCGCCGCCGACGAGTGCTACAGCGAACTGTACTTCGACGAGCAGCACCCGCCGGCCGGCCTGCTGAGCGCCTGTGCCGAGCTGGGCCGCAGCGATTTTGCGCGCTGCGTGGTGTTCCACAGCCTGTCCAAGCGCTCCAACCTGCCGGGCCTGCGTTCGGGCTTCGTGGCCGGCGACGCCGACATTCTGAAAGCTTTCCTGCTGTACCGTACCTACCACGGCTGCGCCATGCCGGTGCAGACCCAGCTGGCCAGCGTCGCCGCCTGGAACGACGAGATCCACGTGCGCGCCAACCGCGCCCTGTACCGCGAGAAGTTCGACGCGGTGCTGGATATCCTCGGCGGCGTGCTCGACGTGCAGCGCCCGGACGGCGGCTTCTACCTGTGGGCCAAGACCCCGGTGGACGACCAGACCTTCACCCGCGAGCTGTTCGCCCGCGAGCACGTCACCGTGGTGCCCGGCTCCTACCTGTCGCGCGAAGTGGACGGCCACAACCCGGGTGCCAACCGCGTACGCATGGCCCTGGTCGCGCCGCTGGCCGAGTGCATCGAAGCGGCCGAGCGCATCCGCGCCTTCGTCAAAGGACTCTAA
- a CDS encoding ArsC family reductase, with translation MSITLYGIKACDTMKKARTWLDEHGTAYSFHDYKVSAIDRANLQKWCDEHGWEIVLNRAGTTFRKLDDAQKADLDQAKAIELMLAQPSMIKRPVLDLGHRTLVGFKPELYSAALA, from the coding sequence ATGAGTATTACTCTCTACGGTATTAAGGCTTGCGACACCATGAAGAAGGCCCGTACCTGGCTCGACGAGCACGGCACGGCCTACAGCTTCCACGACTACAAAGTCTCCGCCATCGACCGCGCCAACCTGCAGAAATGGTGCGACGAGCACGGCTGGGAGATCGTCCTCAACCGTGCGGGGACGACCTTCCGCAAACTCGACGACGCGCAGAAAGCCGACCTCGACCAGGCCAAGGCCATCGAGCTGATGCTGGCGCAACCGTCGATGATCAAGCGTCCGGTACTCGACCTGGGCCACCGCACCCTGGTTGGTTTCAAGCCTGAACTCTATTCCGCCGCGCTGGCCTGA
- the dapD gene encoding 2,3,4,5-tetrahydropyridine-2,6-dicarboxylate N-succinyltransferase → MSTTLFSIAFGVGTQNRQGNWLEVFYAQPLLNPAAELVAAVSAKLGYSGGNQAIAITINQAAELANAIKGIDAAQAALLTRLAESTKPLVVTLLAEDAALTSTPEAYLKLHLLSHRLAKPHGLNLTGIFPLLPNVAWTSQGAVDLGELAERQLEARLKGELLEVFSVDKFPKMTDYVVPAGVRIADSARVRLGAYIGEGTTVMHEGFVNFNGGTAGPGMIEGRVSAGVFVGKGSDLGGGCSTMGTLSGGGNIVISVGEGCLIGANAGIGIPLGDRNTVESGLYITAGTKVALLDEQNNLVKVLKARDLAGQPDLLFRRNSQTGAVECKTNKTAIELNEALHAHN, encoded by the coding sequence ATGTCCACTACTCTCTTCAGCATCGCCTTCGGTGTCGGCACCCAGAATCGCCAGGGCAACTGGCTGGAAGTGTTCTACGCCCAACCCCTGCTCAACCCGGCCGCCGAGCTGGTCGCCGCCGTTTCCGCCAAGCTGGGTTACAGCGGCGGCAACCAGGCCATCGCCATCACCATCAACCAGGCCGCCGAGCTGGCCAACGCCATCAAGGGTATCGACGCCGCCCAGGCCGCCCTGCTTACCCGCCTGGCCGAAAGCACCAAGCCGCTGGTGGTCACCCTGCTGGCCGAAGATGCCGCGCTGACCTCCACCCCCGAGGCCTACCTCAAGCTGCACCTGCTGTCGCACCGTCTGGCCAAGCCCCACGGCCTGAACCTGACCGGCATCTTCCCGCTGCTGCCGAACGTGGCCTGGACCAGCCAGGGTGCCGTCGACCTCGGCGAGCTGGCCGAGCGTCAGCTGGAAGCGCGCCTGAAGGGCGAGCTGCTGGAAGTGTTCTCGGTGGACAAGTTCCCGAAAATGACCGACTACGTGGTGCCGGCCGGCGTGCGCATCGCCGACAGCGCCCGCGTGCGCCTGGGTGCCTACATCGGTGAAGGCACCACCGTGATGCACGAAGGTTTCGTCAACTTCAACGGCGGCACCGCCGGCCCGGGCATGATCGAAGGCCGCGTCTCCGCTGGCGTATTCGTCGGCAAGGGCTCGGATCTGGGCGGCGGCTGCTCGACCATGGGCACCCTGTCCGGCGGCGGCAACATCGTCATCAGCGTTGGCGAAGGCTGCCTGATCGGCGCCAACGCCGGCATCGGCATTCCGCTGGGCGACCGCAACACCGTGGAATCCGGCCTGTACATCACCGCTGGCACCAAGGTGGCCCTGCTCGACGAGCAGAACAACCTGGTCAAGGTGCTCAAGGCCCGCGACCTGGCTGGCCAGCCGGATCTGCTGTTCCGCCGCAACTCGCAGACCGGTGCGGTGGAGTGCAAGACCAACAAGACCGCGATCGAGCTCAATGAGGCCCTGCACGCCCACAACTGA
- a CDS encoding SufE family protein, giving the protein MSLPSPAAEALATFAACPGWEQRARLLMQWGERLSPLSDSEKNEANRVHGCESQVWLLGELRDGHWQFRAASDARLIRGLLAVLLARVDGLDATELAALDLADWFNQLGLARQLSPSRSNGLNAVLQRMRELAASQA; this is encoded by the coding sequence ATGAGCCTGCCGAGCCCGGCCGCGGAAGCCCTCGCCACCTTCGCCGCCTGCCCCGGCTGGGAGCAGCGCGCGCGCCTGCTGATGCAGTGGGGCGAGCGCCTGTCGCCCCTCAGCGACAGCGAGAAAAACGAAGCCAACCGCGTGCACGGCTGCGAAAGCCAGGTCTGGCTGCTCGGCGAACTACGCGACGGCCACTGGCAGTTTCGCGCCGCCAGCGATGCGCGTCTGATCCGCGGCCTGCTGGCCGTGCTGCTTGCCCGGGTCGACGGCCTGGACGCCACTGAACTGGCCGCCCTCGACCTGGCCGACTGGTTCAACCAGCTGGGCCTGGCCCGCCAGCTCTCGCCCTCGCGCAGCAACGGCCTCAACGCCGTGCTGCAGCGCATGCGCGAGCTGGCAGCCAGCCAGGCCTAG